One stretch of Mangifera indica cultivar Alphonso chromosome 9, CATAS_Mindica_2.1, whole genome shotgun sequence DNA includes these proteins:
- the LOC123226469 gene encoding phenolic glucoside malonyltransferase 1-like has protein sequence MASHDLPVVKILEISQVSPFINSANSLTHLSIPLTFFDVVWIKFPPMETLFFYQFTGLTLLRFNSEILPKLKHSLSLALGYYLPLAGKVTWPPHAHIPTISYSKDDTVSVHVEESNADFNRLSGDDIHESSESRHLIPELLTSDESTSSMAVQITLFPNQGFCIGVAMHHAVSDGATAIAFLKSWAYLSANLGKENPNLSPELTPYIDRTVVKDHTGICMMYLKHLFQFNESDNLEANQRSLKLNEDLGLNRNSFRATFKLTREDIKKLREKILSTKQLHLSTFVITYAYVLVCFVKAKEVEGHRNVHFIIPVDCRSRLDPPLPQNYLGNCVYFRDATLKAGVFMEENGVAKIAEKISDMIRDIEEKELLEGAEEGLEKLAKIAEAEEQMFTIAGSNRSQFYGVDLGWGRPKKIEVTSIDRTGSIAMSESGDGNGVEIGLVSSSHEMESFKSVFVSGLQYV, from the coding sequence ATGGCTTCACATGATCTCCCAGTAGTGAAGATACTTGAGATTTCCCAAGTTAGCCCATTTATCAACTCAGCCAACTCGCTCACACACCTCTCTATTCCTCTTACTTTCTTTGATGTAGTCTGGATCAAATTTCCTCCAATGGAGACTCTGTTCTTTTATCAATTCACTGGCTTAACCCTTCTTCGTTTCAACTCAGAGATTCTTCCTAAgctcaaacattcactctcgCTCGCTCTTGGTTACTATCTCCCTCTCGCAGGCAAAGTCACATGGCCTCCACATGCCCACATACCTACCATCTCCTACTCTAAAGACGACACCGTTTCTGTCCACGTCGAAGAGTCCAACGCAGACTTTAATCGCCTGTCCGGCGATGATATCCATGAGTCTTCTGAGTCACGTCATTTAATACCCGAGTTGTTGACGTCAGACGAAAGCACATCAAGCATGGCCGTACAAATAACCTTGTTTCCAAATCAAGGGTTTTGTATTGGCGTGGCCATGCACCACGCAGTTTCGGACGGCGCCACCGCCATCGCTTTCCTGAAATCCTGGGCTTATCTATCCGCAAACCTGGGCaaagaaaaccctaatttgTCCCCAGAACTTACCCCATACATTGATCGGACGGTTGTCAAAGACCACACTGGTATTTGCATGATGTACTTGAAGCACTTGTTTCAGTTCAATGAGTCCGATAATCTGGAAGCCAACCAACGAAGCCTGAAGCTGAATGAAGACTTGGGATTGAACCGTAATTCCTTTCGAGCCACGTTTAAACTGACTCGTGAAGATATAAAGAAACTCAGAGAAAAGATATTGTCCACCAAACAGCTTCATCTGTCTACTTTTGTAATTACATATGCGTATGTTCTAGTTTGTTTCGTGAAGGCGAAAGAGGTAGAAGGTCATAGAAACGTTCACTTTATTATTCCAGTAGATTGCAGAAGCCGTCTGGATCCTCCACTGCCCCAAAATTATTTAGGCAACTGTGTTTATTTCCGTGACGCGACTCTGAAAGCAGGTGTTTTCATGGAGGAAAATGGCGTTGCGAAAATCGCGGAGAAAATCAGTGACATGATAAGAGATATTGAGGAGAAGGAACTTCTTGAAGGTGCAGAGGAAGGTTTAGAAAAGCTGGCTAAGATTGCTGAAGCAGAAGAACAAATGTTTACCATTGCTGGGTCGAACCGATCCCAGTTTTATGGAGTTGATTTGGGGTGGGGAAGACCAAAGAAAATAGAGGTAACATCCATTGATCGAACAGGATCAATTGCCATGTCAGAGAGTGGAGATGGAAATGGCGTTGAAATTGGGCTCGTTTCTAGCAGTCATGAAATGGAGAGTTTCAAGTCAGTATTTGTCTCTGGTTTACAGTATGTTTGA
- the LOC123226503 gene encoding malonyl-CoA:anthocyanidin 5-O-glucoside-6''-O-malonyltransferase-like, giving the protein MASNDPEVKIIEISRVCPFINSPQSPTFFSIPLTFFDALWLKFPPVESLFFYQLTDSTRLNFNSEILPKLKHSLSLTLLHYHPLAGKLTWHPHADVPIISYSPNDAVSLLVAESNLDFNRLSGDDIRESPESRHLIPELLSSDESASTMALQITLFPNQGFCIGMSMHHAVVDGVAAIAFKKAWAYLCRQLGNQHPSLLPELTPFSDRTVVKDPTGLCKKCLKNWLDFKVSDDSELNQRSLKILEDLVVIQNSVRATFKLSGEDIKKLKEKILFKLQQKKPTKHFHLSTFVVTYAYILVCLVKSKSVEGNKKFSLLFLVDYRNRLVPPLPANYFGNCVLTRFATLEASIFMDEDGVAIISEKISNMIREIDEKGIHEAVEENLESWGNMEGEEIFSIAGSNRTKFYEIDYGWGKPKKIEIISIDRTGAISMTESGDGNGVEIGTVLSRNEMEIFKSVFVSGLQDA; this is encoded by the coding sequence ATGGCTTCAAATGACCCAGAAGTGAAGATAATTGAGATATCCCGAGTTTGCCCATTTATCAACTCACCTCAGTCGCCCACCTTCTTCTCTATTCCTCTCACTTTCTTTGACGCCTTGTGGTTAAAATTTCCTCCCGTGGAGTCTCTATTCTTTTATCAACTCACTGACTCAACTCGTCTTAACTTCAACTCAGAAATCCTTCCTAAACTCAAGCATTCACTCTCTCTTACTCTTCTTCACTATCACCCTCTCGCTGGAAAGCTCACATGGCATCCACATGCTGACGTGCCTATCATCTCCTACTCACCCAACGATGCCGTTTCTCTCCTCGTCGCAGAGTCTAACTTGGACTTTAACCGTCTCTCAGGCGATGATATTCGTGAGTCTCCCGAGTCTCGTCATTTAATACCGGAGTTGTTGTCATCCGACGAGAGCGCATCAACCATGGCTCTGCAAATAACCTTGTTTCCTAATCAAGGGTTTTGTATTGGCATGAGCATGCACCACGCAGTCGTGGACGGCGTCGCTGCAATCGCTTTCAAGAAAGCCTGGGCGTATCTGTGCAGACAACTGGGCAACCAACATCCTTCTCTGTTGCCAGAGCTTACCCCATTCTCCGATCGGACGGTCGTCAAAGACCCAACTGGACTTTGCAAGAAATGCTTGAAAAATTGGCTCGATTTCAAAGTCTCCGATGATTCAGAACTCAACCAACGAAGCTTGAAGATATTGGAAGATCTCGTAGTAATTCAAAACTCAGTTCGAGCCACGTTTAAGCTGAGTGGTGAAGATATAAAGAAACTCAAAGAAAAGATATTGTTCAAGCTACAACAAAAAAAACCTACAAAACACTTTCATCTATCCACTTTTGTAGTTACATATGCGTATATTTTAGTCTGCCTCGTAAAATCAAAATCAGTAGAAGGTAACAAAAAGTTCAGCCTCCTGTTCTTAGTGGATTATAGAAACCGTTTGGTCCCTCCACTTCCTGCAAATTATTTTGGCAACTGTGTTTTGACCCGTTTCGCGACTTTAGAAGCAAGTATTTTCATGGATGAAGATGGGGTTGCAATTATTTCCGAGAAAATCAGTAACATGATAAGAGAGATTGACGAGAAAGGGATTCATGAAGCTGTAGAAGAGAATTTAGAAAGCTGGGGCAATATGGAAGGAGAAGAAATATTTAGTATTGCTGGGTCGAATCGAACCAAGTTTTATGAAATTGATTACGGGTGGGGAAAGccaaagaaaatagaaataatatctATTGATCGAACAGGAGCAATATCCATGACAGAAAGTGGAGATGGCAATGGCGTTGAAATTGGAACGGTTTTGAGCAGGAATGAAATGGAGATTTTCAAGTCTGTGTTTGTTTCTGGTTTACAGGACGCCTGA
- the LOC123225305 gene encoding phenolic glucoside malonyltransferase 1-like: MASHNPAVKILETVRVSPFTNSPTHFSLTLTSLDAMVLKFPPVETLLFYQLTASTLLRFNSEILPKLIHSLSLTLQHYLPLAGKLTWPPHAHLPIISYAPHDAVSFLVAEANLDFNRLSADDIRESPESRCLVPELLSSDEVASIMALQITLFPNQGFCIGITTHHAVVDGSTAIAFMKSWAYLCTQLVVGKQHPSLLPELIPFFDRRVLEDLTGFKASNIFEFKQRSLKLKDDLGVKNNSVRATLKLSHEDIKNLKEKILSKLQEKIPTKQLNLSTFVVTYAYVLVCLVKARQMEDNKNVNFLFQVDCRSRLDPLLLANYFGNCILARDASVKASVFKEENGVTNIAEKINDMVRDISEKGPLDGVVDRCKRIQNIVEAGEEFIRIGGSTRFKFYGVDYGWGKPKKVEIISIDKTGAFTMLETGDGNGVEIGKVLSRHEMETFKSLLVSGLQDP; encoded by the coding sequence ATGGCTTCACATAACCCAGCGGTGAAGATACTAGAGACAGTCCGAGTTAGCCCTTTTACCAATTCTCCCACTCATTTCTCTCTTACTCTCACTTCCCTTGACGCTATGGTGTTAAAATTTCCTCCCGTGGAGACTCTGCTCTTTTATCAACTCACTGCCTCAACCCTTCTTCGCTTCAACTCAGAAATCCTTCCCAAACTCATACATTCACTCTCTCTCACCCTTCAACACTATCTCCCTCTCGCTGGAAAGCTCACATGGCCTCCACATGCTCACCTACCTATCATCTCCTACGCACCCCATGACGCTGTTTCTTTTCTTGTCGCTGAAGCTAACTTAGACTTTAACCGTCTCTCAGCCGATGATATTCGTGAGTCTCCCGAGTCACGTTGTTTAGTACCAGAGTTGTTGTCATCTGACGAGGTTGCATCAATCATGGCTCTACAAATAACCTTGTTTCCTAATCAAGGGTTTTGCATTGGCATCACTACACACCATGCAGTTGTGGACGGCAGCACTGCAATCGCTTTCATGAAATCCTGGGCTTATCTATGCACGCAACTGGTAGTGGGCAAACAACACCCTTCTTTGTTGCCTGAACTGATCCCATTCTTTGATCGGAGGGTTCTCGAGGACCTAACTGGATTCAAGGCGtctaatatttttgaattcaaacaacGAAGCTTGAAGTTGAAAGACGATTTAGGAGTGAAGAACAACTCAGTTCGAGCCACGCTGAAGCTGAGTCATGAAGATATAAAGAACCTTAAAGAAAAGATATTGTCAAAACTGCAAGAAAAAATACCCACCAAACAGCTGAATTTATCCACTTTTGTGGTAACATATGCATATGTTTTAGTTTGTCTCGTGAAAGCAAGACAGATGGAAGATAACAAAAACGTCAACTTTTTATTTCAAGTGGATTGCAGAAGTCGTCTCGATCCTCTGCTTCTTGCAAATTACTTCGGCAACTGTATTCTTGCTCGCGACGCATCCGTGAAAGCCAGTGTTTTCAAGGAGGAAAACGGGGTTACAAATATCGCGGAGAAAATCAATGACATGGTAAGAGATATTAGTGAGAAAGGACCCCTTGACGGTGTGGTGGATCGTTGCAAAAGGATACAAAATATTGTGGAAGCAGGGGAAGAGTTCATAAGGATTGGTGGGTCGACCCGATTCAAGTTTTATGGAGTTGATTACGGGTGGGGAAAACCAAAGAAAGTAGAGATAATATCTATTGATAAAACTGGAGCATTTACTATGTTGGAGACTGGAGATGGAAATGGCGTTGAAATTGGAAAGGTATTGAGTAGGCATGAAATGGAGACTTTCAAGTCCCTGTTAGTTTCTGGTTTACAGGATCCTTGA